A stretch of the Pseudalkalibacillus hwajinpoensis genome encodes the following:
- a CDS encoding HU family DNA-binding protein, with amino-acid sequence MNKTDLINAVAESAELSKKEATKAVDSVFDNIMQSLQEGDKVQLIGFGNFEVRERSARKGRNPQTGEEIEIAASKVPAFKPGKALKDAVK; translated from the coding sequence ATGAACAAGACAGATCTAATCAATGCTGTTGCAGAATCTGCAGAGCTTTCTAAAAAAGAAGCGACAAAAGCTGTTGACTCAGTTTTTGATAACATTATGCAATCCTTGCAAGAAGGTGACAAAGTTCAACTAATTGGTTTTGGTAACTTTGAAGTCCGTGAGCGTTCTGCTCGTAAAGGGCGTAACCCTCAAACTGGCGAAGAAATCGAAATCGCTGCAAGTAAGGTTCCTGCATTTAAACCTGGTAAAGC
- the spoIVA gene encoding stage IV sporulation protein A, whose product MERVDIFKDIAERTGGDIYLGVVGSVRTGKSTFIKKFMELIVLPNMESDSDRTRALDELPQSSAGRTIMTTEPKFVPNHAVQIHVEDGLDVNVRLVDCVGYAVPGAKGYEDEDGPRMINTPWYEEPIPFQEAAEIGTRKVIQEHSTLGVVITTDGSIGEIPRHDYLESEERVVEELKEVGKPFIMIVNSAHPHHPQTEALRGDLCNKYDIPVISLSVETMTEHDINNVMREVLYEFPVLEVNVNLPSWVMVLHQDHWLRQSYEESVRETVKDIKRLRDVDRVVGQFEEFEFIQDARLAGIEMGQGIAEIDLYAPEDLYDQILKEVVGVEIRGKDHLLQLMQEFAFAKAEYDHVSDALRMVKQTGYGIAAPAIEDMSLDEPEIIRQGSRFGVRLKAVAPSIHMIKVDVESEFAPIIGTEKQSEELVRYLMQDFEEDPLSIWNSDIFGRSLNSIVREGIQAKLGLMPENARYKLKETLERIINEGSGGLIAIIL is encoded by the coding sequence GTGGAGAGAGTAGATATCTTCAAAGATATCGCAGAGCGTACAGGGGGAGATATATACCTTGGAGTCGTAGGTTCTGTTCGAACAGGGAAATCAACATTTATTAAAAAGTTCATGGAACTAATCGTCCTGCCCAATATGGAAAGTGATTCTGATCGAACGAGGGCACTGGATGAACTACCCCAAAGTTCTGCTGGCCGTACCATTATGACGACTGAGCCTAAATTTGTACCAAATCACGCCGTTCAAATTCATGTGGAAGATGGTCTTGATGTTAATGTTAGACTTGTCGATTGCGTCGGATATGCAGTGCCTGGAGCTAAGGGATACGAAGATGAAGATGGGCCAAGAATGATCAATACACCATGGTATGAAGAGCCGATACCGTTTCAAGAAGCAGCTGAAATTGGTACAAGAAAAGTAATTCAAGAACATTCCACGCTTGGCGTCGTGATAACGACTGATGGATCCATTGGGGAGATCCCAAGACACGACTACCTTGAATCTGAGGAAAGAGTCGTGGAGGAATTAAAAGAAGTAGGTAAGCCATTTATTATGATTGTCAATTCTGCCCACCCACACCATCCACAAACGGAGGCATTAAGAGGAGACCTTTGTAATAAATATGATATTCCTGTTATTTCTCTTAGCGTAGAGACTATGACGGAGCATGATATTAACAATGTCATGAGAGAAGTGCTTTACGAATTTCCGGTTCTAGAAGTTAATGTGAACTTACCAAGTTGGGTAATGGTTCTCCATCAAGATCATTGGTTGCGACAGAGTTATGAAGAATCCGTTAGAGAGACTGTTAAAGACATTAAGCGTCTTAGGGATGTTGATCGTGTCGTAGGTCAGTTTGAGGAATTTGAATTTATTCAGGATGCTCGTTTAGCAGGAATTGAAATGGGGCAAGGAATAGCGGAAATTGATCTTTATGCTCCAGAAGATCTATACGATCAAATTCTAAAAGAGGTTGTTGGTGTTGAAATTCGAGGAAAGGATCATCTCCTCCAACTTATGCAGGAGTTTGCATTTGCAAAAGCTGAGTATGATCACGTCTCAGACGCTCTTCGGATGGTTAAACAAACTGGCTATGGTATTGCAGCGCCAGCGATTGAAGATATGAGCCTCGATGAGCCTGAAATCATTCGTCAAGGGTCAAGGTTTGGTGTCAGGTTGAAAGCAGTTGCCCCATCTATTCATATGATTAAAGTAGACGTAGAATCGGAGTTCGCACCAATCATTGGAACGGAAAAGCAGAGCGAAGAGCTTGTTCGTTATTTAATGCAAGATTTTGAAGAAGATCCGCTTTCAATATGGAATTCAGATATTTTCGGTCGTTCCCTGAATTCTATCGTGAGAGAGGGGATTCAGGCAAAACTTGGTTTAATGCCTGAAAATGCTCGTTATAAATTAAAAGAAACGCTCGAACGCATTATTAACGAAGGATCCGGCGGTTTAATTGCGATTATATTATAA
- a CDS encoding DUF2768 domain-containing protein: MSPALIKMWVALSALGLMFIAVMAIMLSRTKLKGIFRVLVSTFAYMCMFVAGVLMLLVVFTGPTN; this comes from the coding sequence ATGTCACCAGCGTTAATTAAGATGTGGGTAGCACTTTCGGCACTAGGACTAATGTTTATAGCTGTTATGGCGATCATGCTAAGTCGCACGAAGCTTAAAGGTATTTTCCGAGTGCTTGTGTCAACTTTTGCATATATGTGTATGTTCGTTGCGGGGGTACTCATGCTTCTCGTCGTGTTTACTGGACCTACTAACTAA
- a CDS encoding stage VI sporulation protein F: protein MSDLFDNIEKKTNVKKEDIFKLANSVQGADFTDEKTVRKLIANVARVANVNVTKEKEDRIVKAIVNKNMPFDLSAIAKIFSQK, encoded by the coding sequence GTGAGCGATCTGTTCGATAACATAGAAAAGAAAACCAATGTGAAAAAGGAAGACATTTTTAAGTTAGCTAATTCCGTTCAGGGAGCAGATTTTACTGATGAGAAAACAGTGCGTAAATTAATTGCGAATGTTGCACGCGTTGCTAACGTAAATGTCACAAAAGAAAAAGAAGATCGAATCGTAAAGGCAATCGTAAATAAGAATATGCCGTTCGATTTGTCTGCTATTGCAAAAATTTTCAGTCAAAAATAA
- a CDS encoding NAD(P)H-dependent glycerol-3-phosphate dehydrogenase: protein MAKISVVGAGSWGTALAIVLADNQHDVTLWARRTDLANEVNEKHTNEKYLPGIELPEGIRATSSLEESVKDAEAILLVTPTKALREVLPELKTYLSTPVTLIHASKGIEPETSKRISEVIEEEIPEDLRKSVVVLSGPSHAEEVSLRHPTTVTASSKSMTQAEYVQDLFINSNFRVYTNHDIIGVELGGALKNIIALGAGLSDGLGYGDNAKAALITRGLAEIARLGAAMGANPLTFMGLTGIGDLVVTCTSVHSRNWRAGNLLGKGNNLDEVLENMGMVVEGVRTTKAAYYLAQKQNVEMPITSVLFEVLFNNKDAKDGVDQLMGRLRTHETEDLTSLLADRFELNPKEL from the coding sequence ATGGCGAAAATATCAGTTGTAGGTGCAGGGAGCTGGGGGACAGCCCTTGCAATTGTACTAGCAGATAATCAACATGATGTGACATTATGGGCAAGAAGAACAGATCTTGCAAATGAAGTGAATGAGAAGCATACGAATGAGAAGTACCTTCCTGGTATAGAATTACCTGAGGGGATTAGGGCTACCAGTTCCCTTGAAGAGAGCGTGAAAGATGCTGAAGCTATCTTACTTGTTACACCAACTAAAGCGCTTAGAGAGGTTCTTCCTGAACTTAAGACATACCTATCAACGCCGGTTACGCTCATTCATGCTAGTAAGGGAATTGAACCAGAAACATCCAAGCGCATTTCAGAGGTGATTGAAGAAGAAATCCCAGAGGATTTAAGAAAATCGGTTGTCGTTTTATCTGGGCCGAGTCATGCAGAAGAAGTGAGTCTTCGTCACCCGACGACAGTAACGGCCTCTTCTAAATCAATGACTCAAGCTGAGTATGTTCAGGATCTTTTCATTAACTCGAATTTTAGAGTATATACTAATCATGACATCATTGGTGTTGAGCTTGGTGGTGCATTAAAGAATATCATTGCTCTAGGGGCAGGTTTATCTGATGGACTCGGCTATGGTGATAATGCGAAAGCTGCCCTCATCACAAGAGGCTTAGCTGAAATTGCTCGCCTTGGTGCAGCTATGGGTGCAAATCCACTTACTTTTATGGGATTGACAGGTATAGGAGACCTTGTAGTTACGTGTACAAGTGTACATAGTCGTAACTGGAGAGCCGGAAATCTTCTCGGAAAAGGAAATAATCTAGATGAGGTTCTCGAAAATATGGGGATGGTAGTAGAAGGTGTTCGGACTACGAAGGCTGCTTATTATCTCGCACAAAAACAGAACGTAGAAATGCCTATAACATCTGTGTTATTTGAAGTGCTATTTAATAACAAAGATGCGAAAGATGGGGTAGATCAACTGATGGGTAGGCTTCGAACTCATGAAACAGAAGATCTAACGTCATTGCTTGCGGACCGTTTTGAATTGAATCCGAAAGAACTCTAA
- the plsY gene encoding glycerol-3-phosphate 1-O-acyltransferase PlsY, producing MIAILICIAAYLLGSISFSYLIAKVVKKIDIRDHGSGNAGATNTLRVLGTGPAIAVLALDVIKGILAVWLGYWFTSEPIVPFLAGICAILGHNWPIFFGFRGGKGVATTIGVFATIAFLPALYAGIIAIIAIVVTRFVSLGSLIFVVLTPAFIFLLGGNPASYILLGTILAILSVWRHRTNVKRLFSGTESKLGQKVEQ from the coding sequence ATGATCGCGATCCTGATTTGCATTGCTGCTTACTTGCTTGGATCAATTAGTTTTAGTTATTTAATTGCAAAAGTCGTGAAGAAAATAGATATTAGAGATCACGGAAGTGGCAATGCAGGAGCGACAAATACACTTCGAGTGCTAGGGACTGGCCCAGCGATTGCTGTTCTTGCACTTGATGTAATAAAAGGCATACTTGCCGTCTGGTTAGGGTATTGGTTCACTAGTGAACCAATCGTTCCTTTCCTTGCGGGAATTTGTGCTATCTTAGGTCATAACTGGCCAATCTTTTTTGGATTCCGCGGAGGGAAAGGCGTTGCTACTACGATAGGAGTATTCGCAACAATTGCGTTTTTACCAGCACTTTATGCTGGTATCATCGCTATTATTGCCATTGTAGTAACGAGATTTGTTTCTCTTGGTTCATTGATTTTTGTAGTATTAACTCCAGCGTTTATTTTCTTACTTGGAGGGAATCCAGCTTCATATATTTTGTTAGGGACCATTCTAGCGATTCTTTCTGTCTGGAGACATCGTACAAATGTAAAACGACTGTTCTCTGGTACTGAAAGCAAGCTCGGTCAAAAGGTCGAGCAGTAA
- the der gene encoding ribosome biogenesis GTPase Der, with protein MTKPVVAIVGRPNVGKSTIFNRIVGERVSIVEDTPGVTRDRIYSKGEWLNREFNIIDTGGIEIGDEPFLSQIRYQAEIAIDEADVIIFMVNGRDGISNADEEVAKILYRSNKPVVLAVNKVDNPEQQTLIYDFYALGFGTPFGISGSHGLGLGDLLDEVFKSFPEVAEEEYDEGTIKFSLIGRPNVGKSSLVNTILGEERVIVSDIAGTTRDAIDSMFTRDEQDYVIIDTAGMRKRGKIYETTEKYSVLRAMRGIERSDVVLVVIDGEEGIIEQDKKVAGYAHEAGKAIVIVVNKWDAVEKDDKTMREFEQKIRDHFLFLSYAPIVFLSAKTKQRLHTLLPVVNTVADNHALRVKTNVLNELIMDSVAMNPTPTDNGKRLKINYATQVAVKPPTIVLFVNDPELLHFSYKRFLENRIRETFGFQGTPLRILARRKSE; from the coding sequence ATGACAAAACCAGTTGTCGCAATAGTAGGTCGACCGAATGTTGGGAAATCGACCATTTTTAATCGTATAGTAGGAGAAAGAGTATCGATTGTAGAAGATACTCCAGGAGTAACAAGAGATCGTATTTATAGCAAAGGTGAATGGCTGAATCGTGAATTTAATATCATAGATACAGGTGGTATTGAAATAGGTGACGAACCATTTCTTTCTCAAATTCGTTATCAGGCAGAAATTGCAATAGACGAAGCGGACGTTATTATTTTCATGGTTAACGGAAGAGATGGCATCTCGAATGCGGATGAAGAGGTTGCAAAAATTCTTTATCGTTCCAATAAACCTGTTGTATTAGCTGTAAATAAAGTAGATAATCCTGAACAGCAAACGTTGATTTATGATTTCTATGCTTTAGGATTTGGAACTCCATTTGGTATTTCAGGTTCACATGGTCTTGGATTAGGTGATCTTTTAGATGAAGTCTTTAAATCATTCCCTGAAGTAGCAGAAGAAGAATATGACGAAGGAACGATTAAATTCTCGTTAATTGGTCGTCCGAATGTTGGGAAATCATCGCTTGTTAATACGATTTTAGGAGAAGAGCGAGTGATTGTAAGTGATATTGCTGGTACAACTCGCGATGCTATTGACTCTATGTTTACTCGTGATGAACAGGATTACGTCATTATTGATACTGCTGGCATGAGAAAGCGTGGAAAGATTTATGAAACGACTGAGAAGTACAGCGTTCTTCGTGCAATGCGTGGGATTGAACGATCTGACGTCGTTTTAGTTGTGATCGATGGAGAAGAAGGCATTATAGAGCAAGACAAAAAAGTGGCAGGGTATGCTCATGAAGCTGGTAAAGCCATTGTAATTGTCGTAAACAAATGGGACGCAGTTGAGAAAGACGATAAGACGATGAGAGAATTTGAACAAAAAATTCGTGATCATTTCTTATTCCTTAGCTATGCACCGATTGTGTTCTTATCTGCCAAAACAAAGCAGCGTCTTCATACATTGTTACCAGTTGTTAACACTGTAGCTGATAACCATGCCCTTCGTGTGAAAACGAATGTTTTGAATGAGTTAATTATGGATTCCGTTGCAATGAATCCAACACCAACAGACAATGGGAAGCGATTGAAAATTAACTATGCGACGCAAGTGGCTGTTAAACCGCCTACCATCGTATTATTTGTTAATGATCCGGAACTGCTTCATTTCTCTTACAAACGCTTTTTAGAGAATCGTATTCGTGAAACATTTGGTTTCCAGGGGACTCCTTTACGAATTCTTGCACGTAGAAAAAGCGAATAA
- a CDS encoding capping complex subunit for YIEGIA: MTIEKAILATVTLSLDQAPVGANVFVCESQDEMDGVAADLEAILDGIAHKLSNGVYIIVKH, encoded by the coding sequence ATGACTATTGAGAAAGCGATACTTGCAACTGTTACACTATCATTAGATCAGGCCCCTGTAGGAGCCAATGTGTTTGTATGTGAATCTCAAGATGAAATGGACGGCGTAGCCGCTGACCTGGAAGCTATACTAGATGGAATTGCTCATAAATTGAGCAATGGTGTTTATATTATTGTGAAGCATTAG
- a CDS encoding YIEGIA family protein translates to MNEYTIPILFGVIAGTLARIYMFRTDYRQYPTYPHGMIIHLALGFIAASLGALVVPSIMEQEFTAVTFLTLAASQFREVRNMERKTLTEMDSLELVPRGASYIEGIAVTFEGRNYLVIFISFVTSFAYLAINVWAGLVAAFLAFLVAKKYMTGSKLGKIANIEQKEVRFEGAGLYVDNIYIMNIGIPARQKEILEHGLGFTISPKNFDARMTIGNLGQRQAILHDLAISLGVYRDSGTPALVPLIKRDLDDGRIGVFILPQNKSVDLAMKVISQVPTLENAIRMPTETKKKGSDSS, encoded by the coding sequence ATGAATGAGTATACAATACCAATTCTATTTGGCGTGATAGCCGGTACGCTTGCGAGAATTTATATGTTTCGAACAGATTATAGGCAATACCCTACTTATCCACATGGAATGATTATACATCTCGCGCTTGGTTTTATTGCAGCTTCACTCGGAGCGCTCGTCGTTCCATCAATTATGGAGCAAGAATTTACAGCGGTGACCTTCCTAACCCTAGCTGCATCGCAATTTCGGGAAGTGCGCAATATGGAAAGAAAAACATTAACTGAAATGGATTCACTAGAGCTTGTCCCTCGTGGAGCGTCCTATATAGAAGGAATAGCTGTAACCTTTGAAGGGAGAAATTATTTAGTCATTTTCATTTCATTTGTCACGTCATTTGCTTATCTTGCAATAAATGTGTGGGCTGGATTAGTTGCTGCATTTCTTGCTTTTCTAGTAGCCAAAAAATACATGACTGGAAGTAAACTCGGAAAAATTGCGAATATTGAACAAAAAGAAGTTAGATTTGAAGGTGCAGGGCTATACGTTGACAACATCTATATTATGAATATTGGCATACCAGCAAGACAAAAAGAAATTTTAGAACATGGACTTGGATTTACGATTTCTCCAAAGAATTTTGATGCGCGAATGACGATTGGTAACCTCGGACAAAGACAAGCCATCCTTCATGACCTTGCTATATCTCTTGGAGTATACCGGGATTCAGGAACGCCTGCATTAGTTCCATTAATTAAACGCGATTTAGACGATGGTCGAATTGGAGTTTTTATTCTACCTCAAAATAAAAGCGTGGATCTTGCCATGAAAGTCATTTCTCAAGTACCAACTCTTGAAAATGCGATAAGGATGCCTACGGAAACGAAGAAAAAAGGAAGTGACTCATCATGA
- a CDS encoding YphA family membrane protein: MDGAIFIWFVWMGVVITVFFQKPSLERTGSAFLLLVAICVVNKTVTLMGISVAVLLVLAYVCGYLLWIKNGVRTVYAMILLIMLTAAYTSIQLFAIYDPVFTYLYTKWSVAAILFIIIHLTLNGFAERCSLLILSIVHGEVILTIIFRGMGFERTAGELASFDVMAISIMATWIWSSFVKLTVHLEKTVKKHQERRGYS; the protein is encoded by the coding sequence GTGGATGGGGCGATTTTTATTTGGTTTGTATGGATGGGAGTTGTCATCACGGTCTTTTTTCAAAAGCCATCTTTAGAAAGGACTGGGTCAGCGTTCTTATTGTTAGTGGCAATATGTGTCGTGAATAAAACCGTCACCCTGATGGGTATTTCTGTAGCTGTTTTACTGGTGCTTGCCTATGTTTGTGGATATCTCCTCTGGATAAAGAACGGTGTAAGAACGGTTTACGCCATGATATTACTCATTATGTTAACAGCAGCTTATACTTCGATTCAGCTGTTTGCCATATATGATCCTGTTTTTACTTACTTGTATACGAAGTGGTCGGTTGCCGCAATTCTTTTTATTATTATTCATCTAACACTGAATGGTTTTGCAGAGAGATGTTCGTTATTAATTCTTAGTATCGTTCATGGTGAGGTTATATTAACAATAATTTTTCGAGGAATGGGGTTTGAGCGAACTGCTGGCGAGTTAGCTTCCTTCGATGTAATGGCCATTTCGATTATGGCAACATGGATCTGGTCCTCCTTCGTGAAATTAACAGTTCATCTAGAGAAAACTGTCAAAAAACATCAAGAAAGACGGGGATATTCATGA
- a CDS encoding YpzI family protein, whose translation MGKDRQERKLKKSKRVESDRDQSLSHNGAAMLEGPDQARKRNGQN comes from the coding sequence ATGGGAAAAGATCGACAGGAAAGAAAACTTAAGAAATCGAAACGAGTAGAGTCTGATCGTGATCAGTCGCTTTCGCATAATGGAGCAGCAATGCTTGAAGGACCAGACCAAGCTCGAAAACGAAATGGACAGAATTAA
- the rpsA gene encoding 30S ribosomal protein S1, with the protein MGEEMNQEMTEFKSFEIGEVVTGKISKVEEKHASVDVGFKVDGVLPISELSSLHVEKVSDVLSEGDEIEVKVIKVSEDELVLSKKAVEADQAWDALQEKYENSVAFDVEIADVVKGGLVVDLGVRGFIPASLVERHYVEDFSDYKGKNLSVKIVEFDPEKAKVILSHRAVLEQEADHKKQETLASLQAGQVVKGTVQRLTDFGAFVDIGGVDGLVHISQMAHHRVETPSEVVTEGQQVNVKILSVDRDNERISLSIKETLPGPWEEVKGKLSAGDEIEGTVKRLVSFGAFVEVAPGVEGLVHISEISNKHIGTPQEVLSEGETVRVKILDVNLDEKRISLSIKVLETEQVSNEVEEYQKESDGNSPFSLGDMIGDQLKKYK; encoded by the coding sequence ATGGGTGAAGAGATGAATCAGGAAATGACTGAGTTCAAATCATTCGAAATTGGAGAAGTGGTGACAGGTAAGATCTCCAAGGTTGAAGAAAAACATGCATCAGTAGATGTAGGTTTTAAAGTTGATGGAGTGCTGCCAATCAGCGAACTGTCAAGCCTTCACGTCGAAAAGGTTAGCGACGTGCTCTCAGAAGGTGATGAAATAGAAGTTAAAGTAATCAAAGTTTCTGAAGATGAGCTAGTGCTTTCTAAGAAAGCAGTCGAAGCTGATCAAGCCTGGGATGCTCTACAGGAGAAGTATGAAAACTCCGTTGCATTTGATGTTGAAATTGCAGACGTAGTTAAGGGCGGCCTTGTGGTTGACCTTGGTGTTCGCGGATTTATCCCGGCTTCTCTTGTAGAAAGACATTATGTTGAAGATTTCTCAGATTACAAAGGCAAAAACCTGAGCGTTAAGATTGTGGAATTTGATCCAGAGAAAGCAAAAGTGATCCTGTCACATCGTGCTGTTCTTGAGCAAGAGGCGGATCATAAGAAACAAGAAACGCTAGCATCTCTTCAAGCAGGACAAGTTGTCAAAGGGACAGTTCAACGTTTAACTGATTTCGGTGCTTTTGTAGATATCGGTGGAGTGGATGGCCTCGTTCATATTTCTCAGATGGCTCATCATCGTGTTGAAACCCCATCTGAAGTTGTAACAGAAGGTCAACAAGTGAATGTTAAAATTCTTTCTGTTGATCGTGACAACGAACGTATTTCACTATCCATTAAAGAAACACTCCCAGGACCGTGGGAAGAAGTAAAAGGAAAACTTAGTGCTGGAGATGAAATCGAAGGCACAGTGAAGCGTTTAGTTAGCTTCGGTGCATTCGTAGAAGTTGCTCCGGGTGTAGAAGGGCTTGTTCATATTTCTGAAATCTCGAACAAGCATATAGGAACTCCTCAAGAAGTTCTTTCAGAGGGAGAAACAGTTCGAGTGAAGATTTTGGATGTTAATCTTGATGAAAAGAGAATCTCATTAAGCATCAAAGTCCTCGAAACTGAACAAGTATCAAATGAAGTTGAAGAATATCAAAAAGAAAGTGACGGCAACTCGCCATTCTCTCTTGGAGATATGATCGGTGATCAGCTTAAAAAGTACAAATAA
- a CDS encoding lysophospholipid acyltransferase family protein, producing MSLYGVGKGLFHFYFKVFNRVTVVGRENIPKDKGILLCSNHINNLDPPLVGAMFPRDVHFMAKSELFTIPVLGKLIHKVGAFPVKRGMSDKQALRSGMKFLKDGGVVGLFPEGTRSKDGKLGEGLSGAGFFALRPEVMVVPCAIKGSYKPFGRLKIVYGKPVDLSPLREEQGAAKKATQAIMKEIQDLIEIHHK from the coding sequence GTGAGCTTATACGGAGTAGGAAAAGGCTTATTTCATTTTTATTTCAAGGTATTCAATCGTGTAACAGTTGTTGGTCGTGAGAATATACCCAAAGACAAAGGGATTCTTCTTTGCTCAAATCATATTAATAACCTTGATCCGCCGCTAGTAGGTGCCATGTTTCCTAGAGATGTTCATTTTATGGCTAAATCAGAATTGTTTACCATTCCGGTACTAGGTAAATTGATTCATAAGGTTGGGGCTTTTCCGGTAAAACGAGGAATGAGTGATAAACAAGCTCTAAGAAGCGGAATGAAATTTTTGAAAGATGGCGGTGTTGTCGGCTTGTTTCCTGAAGGTACGAGAAGCAAAGATGGCAAACTAGGCGAGGGGCTCTCTGGAGCAGGTTTTTTTGCTTTACGTCCAGAAGTGATGGTCGTACCGTGCGCAATTAAAGGATCTTATAAACCGTTTGGCCGCTTGAAAATCGTGTACGGAAAACCAGTTGACTTATCGCCGCTTCGTGAAGAACAGGGAGCAGCTAAAAAAGCCACTCAGGCTATCATGAAAGAAATTCAAGATCTTATTGAAATTCATCATAAATAA
- the cmk gene encoding (d)CMP kinase, which yields MNKRINIAIDGPAGAGKSTVARKVADNLSFLYIDTGAMYRALTYKAIEKDIDLENGPLLKALLDDTVIDLQVGESEQLVLVDNMDVTTDIRSYAVTNNVSFVARQSEVRLEMVKRQKMLADRGGVVMDGRDIGTHVLPESELKVFLSASVEERATRRYNELIGNGTEADYDRIKDEIALRDKRDTEREVAPLVKADDAIEIDTTKMTISEVVDQILQLAKERA from the coding sequence ATGAACAAGCGAATAAATATAGCAATTGACGGTCCAGCAGGAGCCGGTAAGAGTACAGTTGCAAGAAAAGTAGCAGATAACCTATCTTTCCTTTATATTGATACAGGCGCAATGTATCGTGCATTAACGTATAAAGCTATTGAGAAGGACATTGATTTAGAGAATGGTCCTCTTCTTAAAGCACTTCTAGATGATACTGTGATCGACCTACAAGTTGGTGAAAGTGAACAGCTTGTCTTGGTTGATAACATGGACGTAACAACAGATATACGTTCTTATGCTGTCACGAACAATGTTTCCTTTGTAGCAAGACAAAGTGAAGTAAGATTAGAAATGGTAAAGAGACAAAAGATGTTAGCTGATCGTGGAGGCGTTGTAATGGATGGACGTGATATCGGTACACACGTTCTTCCTGAGTCAGAGCTTAAAGTATTCTTAAGTGCTTCTGTAGAAGAAAGAGCCACGCGACGATATAATGAACTTATTGGAAACGGGACTGAAGCGGATTATGACCGTATCAAGGATGAGATTGCTTTAAGAGATAAGCGTGACACTGAGCGAGAAGTAGCCCCTCTTGTAAAAGCGGACGATGCCATAGAAATTGATACTACGAAGATGACAATTTCTGAAGTAGTGGACCAAATTTTACAATTAGCAAAAGAAAGGGCATGA
- a CDS encoding DUF5359 family protein, translating into MARMEQLLIKLIVIQFVFLIISQVLLTQEEFRIYLSKAIYYEGVLKDMPPLIRRQ; encoded by the coding sequence ATGGCGAGAATGGAACAATTATTAATAAAACTCATCGTCATTCAATTTGTTTTTCTTATTATTTCTCAAGTTCTTCTAACTCAAGAAGAGTTTCGTATCTATCTAAGCAAAGCGATTTATTATGAAGGTGTGCTAAAGGATATGCCTCCCCTGATTAGACGCCAATAG